The genomic window CATATACTTAAAAACAAGTTTGCGTAGATGAAATTCTCAATCAAAATTTTTTACTCAGCTTGCAGAGTCAGCGACAAGTTCTGCAATACCCTCTAGAGAAATAACTGCCAGGCAGCGTTCGTCTACATCAATGTCCACTAATTTATCGCGACAAGCGATAAGAACTGAGCGGCTTACGCCCGGTCTTAAGGGTAGGTGCTGGCGTGCTATCCATGCGTCCCAAGCGAAATATCATCAAAGGCGTATCGCCACGACAGATCTCATCCCAGCCCGCCGCCAATTGGCCACGGGCTTTGCTAGAGATGCCCTGATCTGCATCGCTTTGTAATGGTAGTACCACCGAGGCTGCCATCGGTTGCAAGGCAAGGCGCTCTAGCGTAGCGCACAGCCAGGCGCGCTCGAACCCCCTACCAACTGCGAGCGCAGCTTGATCCAGAGGTAGATTACTGCTCACTAGCGCCAAGGCCGGTGCTTGCAAGCAAGGCAAATAGGCGGCTCGCATGCCCATCACATGATGCAGACCAACTAGGTTTAGTGCGCGCATTAAGGGCCAGTGCCTGAGCGCTTTAAACATGGGCCGCATCAAAGGCTCGACTTCCAAGGATGCCGGCGGTAAGCCAAAGTCGGCATTCTCGCGCCAATTCAAGTCAAAACGTATCGACGAAAAAAGTTCTTGATGTAGCCGTGGCGACTGGAAACGCGCACTCTCTGCGAGCCAGATCAATTTCAAGGCTAGCTTACGTTCACTGCCCTCCAGCCAAATCAGGCGAACTCCAGGGATTTTTTCCAGCTCAGCACTCATGCGTGCGCGCTGCGCAGCACTAGGCTCGCCCTTAAAGAACACCTGTCGATTGGTCTGCCTGCTAGGGATGGCGGTAGCCAGAGCGTCTGCCTGAATACTGGGATTAGCCAGTAAATTGATACGCACTACCAGCAAAGGATCGTCAGACGGAAACCAACTAATATCAGCAGTAAAACCCAGCTCGCTGGCGCGTAGCTGCATATTCTCAACTGTCGCACCAAAAGCCAGCAAATCCAATACGCGCCTGTGTCTCTCGGTGTTAGTGACAAATTCCTGGTCCGCCCAGATCAAGATCGCCTGATCCTGATACTCAAAATAATAGCGCAAGCCATTGTCTGCCGATGGTGCCAAGATACCGCTTTGCGCTATTGCATCAAGGATTGCAAGTTCCATAGTCCTACCAAGGTAAATTTTGTGAGTAAAATCAAGAGCTGCGATAGCACCACGCCAAGCTCTAAGCTGAGGGTTTCATAAAGCGTTTTCTGGTGATGGATAAGGCGATACGTTGCAATAGATTATTATTTCCGCCTGGTCGCCAGGTATGCACCAGTTTGTTACGGTAGGCATCAAAATGCACTCCGCGTGGCGCAGCAATCACATTACCGCGACCGAGTAGAATTTTTAAGGCTTCACTACCGGCCACGCCAGCACAAAGTTGACATGCCATCATGGTCGACGGCCCCCGACGTTCGGCGAAATTTATACTGCTCGGATCCACCAGATAAGCGCCGTGTAACCCGGCAGGTGCCAAACCGACCAGAAAGCGCAAGGCTTTTTCTTCATCGGTATTGTCGCCCCACAGAAAATATTCTTCGAACGTCATGCCGCCAGGCAAGAAATTAAATAGGGCCGCCCCCATTCCCAGCGGCGCTACTGTGGTGGCAGGAATCCCCTTCGCTGCGCAGGCGGCAAAGGTGGCCTGACGTGCCGAAAATGCAAAAAAATCCAAGCCATCTACGTACAAATCAACGCCAGCCAAAAACTCAGACAGATTTTCTTTGGAGACCCCCGCAGGGAAAATTTTCAATTCCACATTCGGATTGATGGAGCGCGCCATCGCGGCCATCACTTCGACCTTGGGCTGGTCTATGGTCGCCATATTGGCACCAATTTGACGATTGAAATTTACCAGACCATAAGTATCCATATCGGCGATATGAAATTTTTCTATGCCCAAGCGCACCAAGGTAATCAGATGTGCGCTGCCGACAGCCCCCATACCGGCGATGGCAATGCGTTTTTGGCGCAGTTGCTGCTGCTCAGCAGCTGTGACCCAGCCAAGATTGCGAGCAAACGCCTCAGCATAGTTAAATTTTGCATCCATAAGTGTCGTCAAACCTTACTTAAACATGATTAAAACGGCTGGAAATTCTTATTGCACTATTCTATGACTTAGACAAATAAGCAATATTTATCTCGTTTACTGTCTTATTTTTATACTGCCTTGTCAGCGATGCGCTTCACGCTAGCTTAGATCAGGTATTTTTTGGCGGCAATTGCAGCAAGGCACTAGGATGCTGCCGAAACGCAGTTTCCAGCTTGGCTTCGATTAAGCGATACAAGGACTGCATGGCAGGGCGCAAGCCAGGCACAGTCTTGCTGGCACTGAGCAAAGAGGGGGCGCGAGTACCGCGATGCTCTATGCTGCCTCCGATTTGATGGATATGAAAACCTATGCGCGAAAAATGACTGGCCAGACGTGGTTCAGTTAAGACTAAAAGATTGTCCATCCCAAACAGATTGCCAATCGCGATCGAAGACAAATAAAGACTGACAGGAATATAAGGAAAGCGCTGCACTCCGCCGCGTGGCGCGAAATCATCATCGGTGATCGATACCGGCGCCGCAGTTTCGCCCTTACGCTGACGGTAGGTATTGATCACGGCGAGCCGAGAAACCTCGCAAATGGTATTGCGCGGCATGCGAGTGGGGTCGGCGATAGCGCGATCTATCACCTCGCGGCAGCTGTCTTCCATCGGTAGCGGGTAGTCGGGGTCATTCGCACGCGTGAGTATCACGCGTATGCAGCCGATCGCCTCACCGGTGTCACGCTTAGTGAGCAGACAATGCAGTGAATGCCTGTCATAGTCATCGCTCTCTTGACCGTTCTCACGCAAGGGCTCCCAGCCCAGGTCGCGACAATACACTTCATGTCGTACCCCATACACTGCCGCCAAGCTAGCGGCGTCTAAGGCTGGGGCGATCTCAAATAAGCGCTGAAAAGCCTCAGCGAGATCAATACTATCCGAAGGGTCATTCATCTCAATTTCACCTCAATTGGCTACACCGAGTGCTGGATTAGCAATTACCGCGATATTAAAAATATTTGAGCACTTAATCCATTGTGCCTAGGGCATTTGAGTTTGGCAAGTTGCCCAATTTCAATCAATTCCCTTATGGAAAATAATTGCGGTTTTATACTCCTGATTAGCCTGCGGATGCTTGGAGACTGTCTAGCCCAGCCTCATTAGGCCGCCTCACACATGTTGCTAAATGATAGAGCTAACTTTACAAAGCCCAGCAAAAGCTAAAAAATCTTCGCAGTTTGCGAACACATTTTTCAGAGGACTTTCTGTATTCCGAACCAGGCGCCATAAGCTGGCAGAACCACCCCGCCTTGTGCGGCGCGGCCGGGTAAGCCGTGCCCTTCCAAATCATCATATGCGAGGCTTTCTGGAAAATCAAACGCGATTTCCTCAGCGCCAAGATTTAACACGACCAAGACCGCAGGCATGCCCGGCAGATCCCGTCTTAAAGCCAGCACCGGTTCTGGCGCGTCATAAAACAAAATATCCCCGGCACTTAATTGCGCCACTGTTTTACGCCAGGCAATCATCTTTCTGGCGAAATGTAAGGATGAGAGTGGTGCTTGCTCTTGTAAACTCACGGCTGACTGCGCATGTTCAGACGGCACTGGCAGCCATGGCGCGCCCTCGGTAAAACCTGCATGCGGTAAACTGGCATCCCAAGGCATGGGCGTGCGGCAGCCGTCGCGCCCTTTTGACTCTGGCCAGAAAGTTAAACCGACCGGATCCTGCAACACTTCATAGGGCAAATCGGCCTCAGTCAAAGCCAATTCATCACCCTGATACAGGCAGGGAGTGCCCTTGAGTGACAATTGCATAGCAAGTATTACGTTAGCAAATGCCGGTGTCGCGTCCTCGCCTCCCCAGCGTGTCATAACCCGATTCACGTCATGATTGCCGACCGACCATGAAGCCCAACCACCCGATACTTTAGCCTGGCGCGCATAAGCCTCAAACTGCTCGACCTGAGTGCGGATATGGCGCGCCGATTTTTCATTGGTGAGCAGATTAAAGCTATACGCCATCTGTAATTTATCGCCGTCGGCGGTGTATTGCGCCATCACACTCAGCGCTTCGTCCGAGCCAACTTCACCAATCGCCACTGCATCATACTGATTGAGTAGGCTTCTGACGTTTTGGAAAAAAGTTAGATTTTCCGGGCGGGTATTGTCATACAGATGGGCTTGCATGCCATACGGATTGCACTCCGCCACGCTGACCGTATTCTGCGTGGCAGCGGGCGGATTATTGCGCAACTCTTTGTCGTGAAAATTAAAGATGCAGGCGTCGAGCCGGAAACCATCAACCCCACGATCGAGCCAGAAGCGCATATTGTCCAGATGCGCTTGCTGCACCTCGGGCTGATGGAAATTCATGTCCGGCATGCTGGTGAGAAAATTATGGAAGTAATACTGACGTCGCCGGCTATCCCACTGCCAGGCCGAACCGCCAAATAAGGATAGCCAGTTATTCGGTGGCGTGCCATCGGGCTGGGGATCAACCCAAACATACCAATCCGCTTTAGGATTATCGCGACTCTGGCGACTCTCGACAAACCACGGATGTTGGTCCGAGCTATGCGATAAAACCTGATCTATCATGATCTTCAAACCGAGCGCATGGGCACGCGCTAGCAACGCATCGAAATCGGCCAAATTGCCAAACAGAGGATCGACATCGCAATAATCCGCCACGTCATAGCCGAAGTCACGCATAGGTGAAGTAAAGAAAGGCGAGATCCAGACGATATCCACGCCCAGAGCGGCAATGTAATCGAGCTTGGCGGTGATACCTGGCAGATCACCAACGCCGTCACCATTGGTGTCGAGAAAGCTGCGTGGATACACCTGATAAATCACGGCCTCGCGCCACCAGTCAGCAGACTTAGCCGGCTCACTCGTTTGCGGCAAGGAACTAGATGGTGGATGTTGGTTTAGGCTACGCGGATCAGACATGGTTCACTTTCAAAAACTAGTATCAACAAAAATTATTAGGTTTATTTAATCGCGCATGGAGCTGATTGCAGCAGCGATGCCAAGCACTATTCACAATCACGTTAAGCACGCCATACAAAACACGATCTCAAAAAACTTGGACTAAAAGCGCTTTGAATTCTCAGTCGTTTTTCACGTAAAATTCAATAATCACAAAGCCTACCCCCAGTATCCATGCGGGTTTCCAGCCCAAATGCCGCCAGCAGGCGCATCTACATTGCGCAATGACTTTGAGAAACTAAAAGAACATAAATAGGACTTACGCAAAATTGTTCCAGCTAGGCGTACTGCCGAAGACAGTACTTTAGTACGGCAAGGCGGATACAACGACGCTGGGGCGGTTTTGCGTAAGTTCTATTAAACTCTACTCACGGTCTCACCTGGCAACAGCACCGGTTGCCACAACTCTTGCAAGTCTGAAGGCGGCGTACCGCCCTGCAAGGCGAGTAACATCTCTATCATTTTCGCGCCGGCCTTATCTGGATTCGGCTGATCGATGGTGGTCACTTTATAACCGGCCAAAGAATCCTCCATTTGCCCCCAGACGATCACCGACATGTCCTGGCCGATGCGCACGCCCGCGTCTAGCAAGGCGCGCATCGCGCCCACGCCCGACATGTGGTTGTCGATGATTACGGCACTCGGCGCTGGTTGCAGCGCCAGTAAAGCTTGCATCGCCAGGTAACCACTACGTCTATCGATGGTGTTGTCGATTAACAGGCGCGCATCAGGCTTGATGCCAGCCGCTTGCAAGCGCAGCTTAAAACTGTCAAAACGTTGACGCGCAAAGTTCATCTCTAGCGGTGCGCTGATGAGGGCGATGCGGCTATGTCCATGCTCCAGTAAATGATCGACCGCGATATGCATGCCGGACTCATTATCGTAATCGAACCAGGCATGCGCTTCGTTCACGCGGGTGCGGCCATGCGCCACAAACGGCAAACCGTGCTTGGCCAGATAGGCGACCCGTTCGTCATACAAACGGGTACGACCGACGATCAAACCATCTACGCGGCGCTCTTTCACCATATGCTGATAGGCGCGCAATTCGTTTTCAACCGAGACCGGTGCCATCATCAAATCCATCTGACGCGCTTCCAGCGCACCGACCATGCCGCCGACGATTTGCATGAACATGGGATCGGCTAAATCATTGGGCAACAAAGGATGAATAATGCCAACCAGCTTGGTGCGCCCCGAAGCCAGACTGCGCGCCATGGGATTGGGGCGATAGCCGGCCAACTCAGCCGCCGCCAAGACCCGTTCACGGGTACGCTCACTCACTTCTGGATAACCGTTCAGTGCACGACTGACCGTGGTTTCAGAAATGCCGAGATTTTTAGCCAGAGTTTTAAGGTTCATCGATGCAAAATTGCGAAAAAATTAAAGGGCTACAGTGTAGTCTGGGCAATGCGCAATGCTGTCCTGATTCAAGCACTTATTTTCTAAAACTTATCGCCACCACCGGCTTGGTATTTTTACGCCAAACCAGTTTGACAGAGACTAATTTTTTATTTTCATCCCAGACAAAATCGAGCGCTTTATTCTGCAGTAAAACCCGATGTGGTTTGCTTTGAATATTGTGTAGCACCAAGCTCAGCGTTCTGTCCACATCCTGATAATGCTGGCCATTTTTTGAAGACAAGCTAATCAGTACCTGCTGCCGTTTTACTGCGCTGGAAAACTGCAATAAGCCATACGCGCCCTTCTCAAACGCCTGTGGTGTTTCGCCATTATCGTCATACATTTTGCCCTGGCCTGTCTTGACCGCCGCATCATGGTAATAATGCAGATCCAACTCCCGGCTAGAGTAGTGGCTAGTATTTTGTATAGTCCGGCTCATAGGAATAAACGCCCCGCCCCTGACGAACACCGGGATATGCTCAGCCTGCAGCGCCACCATCTGCGTGCTACCACCGGTATATTGTTGATCGGTATAAAAATCGAACCAATTATTTTTGACGGGGAAATACACTTGCGCTTCTTTCGCTCCGGCTTTTAACACCGGGCTAACCAGAAATTCATGGCCCCACAAATAGCTGTCTGACACCGCAAATAATTTCTCATTGTGCGGTTCCTCATAAAACAAAGGACGCATCAGCGGTAAGCCTTGCTGATTATTTTCAAAAGCCAAAGTGTAGTTATACGGCAGCAAGCGATAGCGTAATTCAATCGCAGTTTTCGCTAAGGCCATGATTTTTTGCTCGCGCAAAACCGGCTCGGCCGCCACTTCTTCTTGTGCATGCGGACGAAAAATCGGCTGAAACACCCCATACTGCAACCAGCGGGTGTACAACTCATCGTCAAGATTGGCGCCGGCAAAACCGCCTAAATCAGAGTGCATATACGCCATGCCTTGCATGCCCATTTGCAGCGCAATTTCGGGCTGCGGTCTCAAGCCGCCCCAACTGCGATTGACGTCGCCCGACCAGGGGATCATGCCAAACCTTTGCGAGCCCGAGTAACCAGAACGCATCAAGATAAACGGCCTTTGCGCGGGGAAATCCTTATGGTAACCGTCCGCGATCAACTTGGCCCAGTTATGACCATAAATATTGTGAACCTGGTCTGCTGAGCCGCCCTGATGCTGCAACCCGGAAGGATGCACTTCTGGTTCCCCCAGATCGCCCCACCAGCCTGCCACACCACTGTTATTGAGTTCTTTATAAATATTCCAGAACCACTCTTTGGCCTCCGGCTTAAAGATATCGATCAGACCGGTATTGCCAAAGTAAAAATCGTAAGTAAATGGCTGCCCATTTTTATCGGTCGCCAGAATATTCTTTTGCACCGCCTCGTTCCATTTACCCGATGTCGTCAAGATAAACGGCTCGGTGATCAATATGGTTTTGATGCCTTTGGCGGCAAAGTCTGCCATCATTTTTTTGGGCTGAGGGAAGTTATCCGTATCAAACGCCAGATTACCCATAGTCCCTTTGACTTCCTTGCCAAACCAGTACAGATCAAAAATAATCGCATCCACCGGGATTTGTTCTGCGGTAAATTTATCCAGAATGGAGCGCGCCTCGGTTTCGCTGTGATAACCAAAACGACTGGCAAAATTCCCGAAAGCCCAGCGCGGCGGCAAAGGCTGGCGACCAGTCAGACTGGTGTAATTGGCGGCGATATCTTCCCAACTGTCACCGGCGATCACTTGATAAGTTTTGCGGCCACTGATGGTTTCGTAGGCCAGTACATTTTCTTTTCTACTGTCAAAATCGAGAAAGCCTATAGGGGCATTATCAAAATGAATGCCGTACATCTTGGAAGAAAACACCAAAGGCATAGAAAAATTCATCTGACTGGAACGCTCTTCGTAACCGTAGTGCGCCTTATTGTACAAAGGCAGTCTATGCCCGCGCCGGTTCATCCCCAGGGCACGCGCACCAGCGCCGTACAGTGCTTCACTGGCATCAAGATTAAAATCTAAGACCTCTGCACCGTCTTTTTTAGCATAGCCATTTTTCTCAGAAATCAGTGGCTTGCCCTTGTAAGCATAGCTGATCTGAAATGGCGATTTGTTGATGCTAACGAGCATCCCAGCTATTGCATATTCAATGCCAGCAACGCTTACTTTGACCTGCGTCTTAAGCTTAGAGGGAGCCAATACCACGGCATGTGATTCAGGATTAAATCGTTCGCCATTGGGTATAAACGAAGTCTCTATGATCTTGTCTGAATAAGGCTTGATCAGATAGCGACCATCGTTGGTGACCACTTCCAGGTGCTCGCCTTTATCGGTAAAGCTCTGCATGCTACGCTGCAGGTTTTGCGCCAGCGCCGCAGGTGCCAGCAAGATCAGCAGTACTAGCTTGATAGTCCGAAATTTTGTCATTGCATTGTTCTTCGCTGGTATTTTCATGGTCGTCATTATTATTCTGGAGCTAGCAGTAGCAGGTTTTTATTACTATCAAATGTCACTTTGCCAGCGATGACTAAGGCAGTTTTACCGGAGTAATAATCCTTCAGTTTCTGCCCATCCGCAAACACACCATGCACATCGATACTCTGGCTAGCATTGGCAGGCAAATCCAAGGCCACCAGCACCGTGTCTTTGATGCCATTTTTCTGATAAGTACGTTTAAACAAATAGGGTTGCGCACTCAATTGTTGATGCACACCGGCACCGACCGCCACATGCGCCTGGCGAAACAAGCCTAGCCTGCTCCAGTGCTGGCGCACTTCAGCGATGCGGTAGTCGCCCCGATTGGCATTGCTTGCCAACTCATCCCAGTTCATCATCGAGCGCAGCGTAGCGTCGCCGTGAGTGCCGGGCACGGTCAGACTACGTGCGGTTTCATCGCCATAATAAATTTGTGCAGCTCCCGGGCTTAACAAGAGCTTGGTAGCGGTTTCAAATGGCAGGCGACGGGCTGCATCGAATGGTGCGCCATCGTCATGCGAACTCACATAATTAAGCACAGAATAGCCCTTTAAGGCGCCCTGCAATTGCGCCGAATAAGTACCAAACAAAGTTTCATAATTTTGCGTGGCGTCGGACTTAAAACCGAAATTAATCAGACTATCAAAACCGTTTGCATAAAAATTCACAAGGACGCCGCCGTCCATTTTGAACTCGGTGCCATGTCCCAAGGCATAGTTATAGACCTCACCGGTCATGAAGAATTTTTCATCGCCCAGCTTTTTATGCGGATTGCACTGTTTCCATTCTTCGTAAGCGCTACTCGCGACTTGCTTCAACTCTTTCCAGACAGCCGGTTCTACGTGTTTTGCGGTGTCAATGCGAAACCCATCAACACCGAATTTTCTGACCCAATCAGCGTGCCACTTCATCAAATAATAACGCGGCGCGCGCGGCCAGCCGGTGCGCGCAAAAAATGCATCTAACTCTTTAACTTCTTGCTGATAACGACCTTCTGCCTTCCATTTTTTGACTAGCTCAGGTGGCAAGGCGACGCTGGTATCGCTATCGGTACGAAAATCAGGCAGGTTGTTTACTAATGTGCAGCTGACCGTGCTCGCTACGTTTTGGTAGGTGCAGGCTGGGCCGGTGCGCACCCAATCGGCTGGCCAGACCGGATCGGCCTGAGTCACTGGCCCGGTATGATTCATCACCACATCAAGCAAAACCCGTATGCCATGCGCATGCGCGGTATCGACCAATCTGCGCATGTCGGCTTCAGTACCCAGATTAGCATCGACCCGCGTAAAGTCACGCGCCCAATAGCCGTGAAAACCGTAAGATTTGCCGGTACCCTCATCGGTACCAGCATGAATTTGCTCTACCGGCGGCGTCAGCCAGATCACGTTGACACCGAGATCCTTAAAATATCCCCGCTCGATCTTGGCTGTGATACCGGCCAGATCACCACCGGCAAAACCGCGTAAGGGCGCGGCATCGGCCTTGCGACCGTAGGCTAGATCGTTAGTTCTATCACTGTTAAAAAATCTATCTGTGAGCAAAAAGTAGACCGTGGCATTATCCCAGAGGAAAGGCTGTTTAGCCACAAGCGCGGGTAGCGGTGCAATTGCCGCGCCCGAGCTGGGGACAGACAACTGCATTAATGAGATAGAAAATGCCAAAAATTTCGTATTGAATTTCTTACTCAGCTTGGTATTGAGCTTGGTATTGATCATTGTTCTTATCTCTGTACTCTGCACATTTTCCACGGAATTTAAGCCGGCACTGCGCCTGATTTTTTCTGCGTTATTTGCTGTTGCTTCAAACCGTGCTAACGACATCTGCATCGTCATTCACGATAAGACACAAGACGCCAGCAACGATCATGCAGACACCACCGATAACCAGCGCATACACCGATTGATTGCTGAAAAAATTCTTCACTAAGGGGCCCAAAACAACGCCTGCAATGATTTGTGGAATCACCACAAAGAAATTGAACAAGCCCATGTAATAACCCATTTTATTGGCCGGCAAGGCGCCCGCCAAAATCGCGTACGGCATCGTCAATACACTGGCCCACGCTATGCCCACGCCTACCATAGGCAACAGCATCATCATCTTAGAGGTAATTAAAAACATGCTGGCCAGACTCACGCCACCAATCAGCAGGCACAGCATGTGGACCAACTTACGGCTCGTGATACGCGCCAACACCGGCAACAAAAATGCTGCCAGAGCCGAGACGCCGCCATACACGGAAAACATAATGCCGACCCAATTACCGCCTTCTTGATAGCCCGCCGATTGCGCATCGGCAGTATGAAATACCAGGGCTGCCACCGAGGGCGTGGTGTACACCCACATGGCGAAAAAGGCGACCCAGGTAAAAAATTGCACCAAGGCCAGTTGCACCATGGTCTTAGGCATCTTGGCGAAGCCGCTCAAGATCTCGACCAGAGCTTTAACAAAACCCTGATTATTTTTCCGCTCTTGTTTAAATTTTTCCAGGTCAGCCGGAGGAATTTCCGTGCTGCTAAACACAGTCCAGGTAACGGCTGCGGCGAACACCGAACCACCGATATAAAATGCATAGCGTACGGTATCGGGAATCGCGCCATTCACAGGCACATTACTGACGCCCAGATAATCGGTGAGTATGGTTGGCAACAGGCCGGCAATCACGCCGCCGCAACCGATTAAAAAGGTCTGCATGGCAAAGCCGGCAGTGTGCTGCTCACTGGCGAGCTTGTCGCCGACGAAGGCGCGGAACGGCTCCATAGAAATATTGATTGCGCTGTCCATCATCCACAAGAAAATGACGGCTAACCATAGCACTGAGGCATTCGGCAGTAGAAACATGGAAATGGCAGCCAAGATAGCGCCAGCAAAGAAAAAAGGACGGCGACGTCCCCAGAATTCGTGCCAGGTATTGTCGCTCAGATAGCCGATGATAGGCTGCACCAACATCCCCGTCAAAGGTGCGGCCAGCCAAAGTATTGACAGGCTACCGATGTCCGCGCCGAGGGTGGAAAAAATCCGGCTGGTATTGGTGTTTTGTAAGGTAAAGCCAAACTGGATACCGAAAAAGCCGAAGCTCATGTTCCAGAGCTGCCAAAAGCTTAGCCGTGGTTTTAGTGTAGAAATGGACATGTTGCAGAGTCTCCGACTTTTTACTCGAATCAGGATTCGATTTTTTTTATATGCTTAATGATGCTGGTAAAAACAAACTAATTCTGTCTGTAGATCCTCATCTATTTTTTAAAACGATACTGCCCGCTTGCGCAATACCCATGCGGCTTTCAGGCCATACAGGCTGGAAAGCCGCATGGGTATTGCGCAAGCGGCTAGGTGTATTTCTAGATCTGCTACCTAGCACGTGCTTCACATAAAAACAGAACAAGCCCATCAGAACTCAGTCTTCCGGGCTTGCTCAAAGTTTTAATTAATTAAAACTTATAGTTCGCGCCAAACAGGACAACGCGGCCATACTTGGCGTATTCCAATTGACGGTCTTTGCTATTGGCATAGGTTTCGTAAGCTGCATTGGTCAGATTATTCACTTGCAACAACAGGCCCAATCCTTTGAAAGTACCCTCTTCAAACGTGTATCCGATTTGGAAATCAGTGACGTTCTCGCCGACTACGTAACGCAATTGACGATCACCATTGAATTTACCGATTTCACCAACATAATCAGAACGACGACGCTGACTGATACGTGTAGAGAAACCATGCTTCTCGTAGTAAATTGTGACGTTCGATACATTTTTCGACAAGCCAGGCAATTGAATTTTACCGATAGTATCGTTGACCTGTGCAATATCGATAGTACTTTCGCTAATTGTCGTGCTACCAGAAATACCGAAGCCATCTAAAGCAGATGAGAACATGCTAAATGGCACGGAAGCGGACAATTCCATCCCTTTCAGCACGCCACCATTACCGTTGTAGGGCGCAGTGTATTGTCCCATATTGGTAATTGCGTTAGTACCGGCCGTGAACGCCGAGAAGTCACGCGTCTGCGACAAATTATAGATGT from Undibacterium parvum includes these protein-coding regions:
- a CDS encoding alpha-amylase family glycosyl hydrolase is translated as MINTKLNTKLSKKFNTKFLAFSISLMQLSVPSSGAAIAPLPALVAKQPFLWDNATVYFLLTDRFFNSDRTNDLAYGRKADAAPLRGFAGGDLAGITAKIERGYFKDLGVNVIWLTPPVEQIHAGTDEGTGKSYGFHGYWARDFTRVDANLGTEADMRRLVDTAHAHGIRVLLDVVMNHTGPVTQADPVWPADWVRTGPACTYQNVASTVSCTLVNNLPDFRTDSDTSVALPPELVKKWKAEGRYQQEVKELDAFFARTGWPRAPRYYLMKWHADWVRKFGVDGFRIDTAKHVEPAVWKELKQVASSAYEEWKQCNPHKKLGDEKFFMTGEVYNYALGHGTEFKMDGGVLVNFYANGFDSLINFGFKSDATQNYETLFGTYSAQLQGALKGYSVLNYVSSHDDGAPFDAARRLPFETATKLLLSPGAAQIYYGDETARSLTVPGTHGDATLRSMMNWDELASNANRGDYRIAEVRQHWSRLGLFRQAHVAVGAGVHQQLSAQPYLFKRTYQKNGIKDTVLVALDLPANASQSIDVHGVFADGQKLKDYYSGKTALVIAGKVTFDSNKNLLLLAPE
- a CDS encoding MFS transporter, with amino-acid sequence MSISTLKPRLSFWQLWNMSFGFFGIQFGFTLQNTNTSRIFSTLGADIGSLSILWLAAPLTGMLVQPIIGYLSDNTWHEFWGRRRPFFFAGAILAAISMFLLPNASVLWLAVIFLWMMDSAINISMEPFRAFVGDKLASEQHTAGFAMQTFLIGCGGVIAGLLPTILTDYLGVSNVPVNGAIPDTVRYAFYIGGSVFAAAVTWTVFSSTEIPPADLEKFKQERKNNQGFVKALVEILSGFAKMPKTMVQLALVQFFTWVAFFAMWVYTTPSVAALVFHTADAQSAGYQEGGNWVGIMFSVYGGVSALAAFLLPVLARITSRKLVHMLCLLIGGVSLASMFLITSKMMMLLPMVGVGIAWASVLTMPYAILAGALPANKMGYYMGLFNFFVVIPQIIAGVVLGPLVKNFFSNQSVYALVIGGVCMIVAGVLCLIVNDDADVVSTV